A genome region from Jeongeupia sp. HS-3 includes the following:
- the nirD gene encoding nitrite reductase small subunit NirD, with protein sequence MSTDKSADMNHWQSICKLDEIPAQGARVVKREGKTDIALFRTLDNRVFALDDHCPHKGGALSHGLVYGDTVACPLHNFKISLQTGQAQAPDEGHTPCHKVELRDDTVWLAVD encoded by the coding sequence ATGAGCACCGACAAGAGCGCTGATATGAATCACTGGCAATCCATCTGCAAGCTCGACGAGATCCCGGCGCAGGGCGCCCGCGTGGTCAAGCGCGAAGGCAAGACCGATATCGCGCTGTTCCGCACTCTCGACAACCGCGTGTTCGCGCTCGACGATCACTGCCCGCACAAGGGCGGCGCGCTGTCGCACGGGCTGGTGTACGGTGACACCGTTGCCTGCCCGCTGCACAATTTCAAGATCAGCCTGCAGACCGGCCAGGCGCAGGCGCCGGACGAAGGCCACACGCCTTGCCACAAGGTCGAACTGCGCGACGATACGGTCTGGCTGGCCGTCGACTGA
- the nirB gene encoding nitrite reductase large subunit NirB, with the protein MQKQRLVLIGNGMAGIRTLEEILKHDANRYDITVIGDEPWGNYNRIQLSPVLAGEQKLKDIILNDLDWYRDNGIRLIKGCAATRIDRERREVHTAAGEAIGYDKLLIATGSRPFMLPVPGSDLDGVIGFRDIKDTEKMIVAAALHRHAVVIGGGLLGLEAAHGLKLRGMDVTVIHLGDWLLNRQLDDTAGRLLEQSLAEQGLKFKLGARTQELVGENGHVAGVRLDTGEVIPADLVVMAVGIVPNADLASEAGLETAQGIVVDDRLATSDEHIYAVGECVNHRGVSYGLVAPLFEMAKVLGNQLGGCGKQRYTGTTTSTKLKVTGIDLFSAGEFMGGEGCDEIVLSDPAGGVYKRLIVRDNKLVGACLYGDTSDGAWYFQLLRQERDVADLRSALLFGPPRDLGDHGTSGASRAAALPDDAEICGCNGVTKGVLVKAIKEQGLFTVDDVKKHTKAGASCGSCTGLVEQVLMSTVGSSFQDAPKRKPMCGCTDHTHGEVREAIREQHLVTLADTMKALHWKTPDGCPSCRPALNYYLISTWPGEAKDDPQARLINERVHANVQKDSTFSVIPRMWGGVTSPAELRKIADVADKFNVKMVKVTGGQRLDLLGVKKEDLPQMWRELDMPCGMGYAKGLRTVKTCVGKQFCRFGTQDSTGMGIALEKAFDRMWAPHKVKLAVSGCPRNCAEAGIKDVGIIAVDSGWEIYVGGNGGIKTEVAEFFTKVKTEEEVLEYSGAVLQLYREEAYYLERTVHYMGRVGLDYIKSKVLDDATNRKALWARLQLALAGEPDPWQAQLGADAAARFTDLTV; encoded by the coding sequence ATGCAAAAGCAGCGACTGGTACTGATCGGCAACGGCATGGCGGGCATCCGCACGCTGGAGGAAATCCTCAAGCACGATGCAAACCGCTATGACATCACCGTGATCGGTGACGAGCCTTGGGGCAACTACAACCGCATCCAGCTCTCGCCGGTACTCGCCGGCGAGCAGAAGCTCAAAGACATCATCCTCAATGATCTGGACTGGTACCGCGATAACGGTATCCGCTTGATCAAGGGTTGTGCCGCGACCCGCATCGACCGCGAACGCCGCGAGGTGCATACCGCCGCCGGCGAGGCGATCGGCTACGACAAGCTGCTGATCGCGACCGGTTCGCGCCCCTTCATGCTGCCGGTGCCGGGGAGTGATCTGGACGGCGTGATCGGCTTCCGCGACATCAAGGACACCGAGAAGATGATCGTCGCCGCAGCGCTGCACCGCCACGCGGTGGTGATCGGCGGCGGCCTGCTCGGGCTGGAAGCCGCGCACGGGCTGAAGCTGCGCGGCATGGACGTGACGGTGATTCACCTTGGCGACTGGCTGTTGAATCGTCAGCTCGACGACACTGCCGGCCGGCTGCTGGAGCAATCGCTCGCCGAGCAGGGGTTGAAATTCAAGCTCGGTGCCAGGACGCAGGAACTGGTTGGCGAGAACGGCCACGTCGCCGGGGTGCGGCTCGATACCGGCGAAGTCATTCCGGCCGATCTGGTCGTGATGGCCGTCGGCATCGTGCCGAATGCCGATCTGGCGAGTGAAGCAGGGCTGGAAACCGCACAGGGCATTGTCGTTGACGACCGGCTCGCGACCAGCGACGAGCACATCTACGCCGTTGGCGAATGCGTGAACCACCGTGGCGTGTCTTATGGTCTGGTGGCGCCGCTGTTCGAAATGGCCAAGGTGCTGGGCAACCAGCTCGGCGGCTGTGGCAAGCAGCGCTATACCGGCACCACGACGTCGACCAAGCTCAAGGTCACCGGTATCGATCTGTTCAGTGCCGGCGAGTTCATGGGCGGCGAGGGCTGCGACGAGATCGTGCTCTCGGACCCGGCCGGTGGCGTCTACAAGCGGCTGATCGTGCGCGACAACAAGCTCGTCGGCGCCTGCCTGTACGGCGACACCAGCGATGGTGCGTGGTACTTCCAGTTGCTACGGCAGGAGCGTGATGTCGCCGATCTGCGTTCGGCGTTGCTGTTCGGCCCGCCGCGCGATCTGGGCGATCACGGCACCTCGGGCGCCAGTCGCGCCGCCGCGCTGCCCGACGACGCCGAAATCTGCGGCTGCAACGGTGTCACCAAGGGCGTGCTGGTCAAGGCGATCAAGGAGCAGGGGCTGTTTACCGTCGATGACGTGAAGAAACACACCAAGGCCGGCGCGTCTTGCGGCTCGTGTACCGGTCTGGTCGAACAGGTGCTGATGAGTACCGTCGGCAGCTCGTTCCAGGATGCGCCGAAGCGCAAGCCGATGTGCGGCTGTACCGACCATACCCATGGCGAAGTGCGCGAAGCGATCCGCGAGCAGCATCTGGTGACGCTGGCCGACACGATGAAGGCGCTGCACTGGAAAACCCCGGACGGCTGCCCGAGCTGCCGCCCGGCGCTGAACTACTACCTGATCTCGACCTGGCCCGGTGAAGCCAAGGACGACCCGCAAGCGCGGCTGATCAACGAGCGCGTCCACGCCAACGTGCAGAAGGACAGCACCTTCAGCGTGATCCCGCGGATGTGGGGTGGGGTGACCAGCCCGGCCGAACTGCGCAAGATCGCCGACGTGGCCGACAAGTTCAATGTCAAGATGGTCAAGGTTACCGGCGGCCAGCGGCTCGACCTGCTCGGGGTGAAGAAGGAGGACTTGCCGCAGATGTGGCGCGAGCTCGACATGCCGTGCGGCATGGGCTACGCCAAGGGGCTGCGCACGGTGAAAACCTGCGTCGGCAAGCAGTTCTGCCGCTTCGGCACGCAGGATTCGACCGGCATGGGCATCGCGCTGGAAAAAGCCTTCGACCGGATGTGGGCGCCGCACAAGGTCAAGCTCGCCGTGAGCGGTTGCCCGCGCAACTGCGCCGAAGCCGGGATCAAGGACGTCGGCATCATCGCCGTCGATTCGGGCTGGGAAATCTATGTCGGCGGCAACGGCGGCATCAAGACCGAAGTGGCCGAGTTCTTCACCAAGGTGAAAACCGAGGAAGAAGTGCTCGAATACTCGGGCGCGGTGCTGCAGCTGTATCGCGAAGAGGCGTACTACCTCGAACGCACCGTGCATTACATGGGCCGCGTCGGCCTCGACTACATCAAGTCCAAGGTGCTCGACGACGCCACCAACCGCAAGGCACTGTGGGCGCGACTGCAGCTGGCGCTGGCCGGCGAGCCGGACCCGTGGCAGGCGCAGCTGGGCGCCGACGCTGCCGCCCGCTTTACCGACCTGACCGTCTGA
- a CDS encoding CstA-like transporter-associated (seleno)protein, whose translation MLDLSFLTGGRREPVPPPAVDEGDDYQRYLLDHQRRHAVGTPMSRAEFERYSLGSDWLSGLKDAAKKVVQTCRLMVGVHDYEYYVDHMRSQHPDATPMSREDFYRYCLEARFPSADRAAGGKCPC comes from the coding sequence ATGCTTGATCTTTCTTTCCTGACCGGCGGCCGGCGCGAGCCGGTGCCGCCACCGGCGGTGGACGAGGGTGACGACTACCAGCGTTACCTGCTCGACCACCAGCGTCGTCATGCCGTCGGTACGCCGATGAGCCGGGCCGAGTTCGAGCGCTACAGCCTCGGTTCGGATTGGCTCTCGGGCTTGAAAGATGCGGCGAAGAAGGTGGTGCAGACCTGCCGGCTGATGGTGGGCGTGCACGATTACGAGTATTACGTCGACCACATGCGCAGCCAGCACCCGGATGCGACACCGATGAGCCGCGAGGACTTTTACCGCTACTGCCTGGAGGCGCGTTTCCCTAGCGCCGATCGGGCCGCCGGCGGAAAGTGCCCCTGCTGA
- a CDS encoding carbon starvation CstA family protein codes for MSTLKSKLIWFAVAIAGAFAFGMLALNRGEHVNAVWMVVAAVACYSIAYRFYSSFIANKVFELDDRRMTPAERRNDGLDYVPTNKWVLFGHHFAAIAGAGPLVGPILAAQMGYLPGTLWILIGVMIAGAVQDFLVLFISTRRDGRSLGEMAKQELGPFAGVIVMLGALGVMIIILSALALIVVKALADSPWGTFTIAATIPIALFMGVYMRYIRPGRIGEISVIGFVLMMLAIVYGEDIAQSPVWGPMFTLHGTQLVWALVIYGFIASVLPVWLLLAPRDYLSTFLKIGVIVGLAVGIVFAAPDLKMPAVTNFIDGSGPVFSGSLFPFLFITIACGSISGFHALVASGTTPKLVERESHTRMIGYGAMLMESFVAIMALICASVIDPGVYFALNSPAAVIGKTVESASVVINGWGFMVTPEMLTQIAKDVGETSILSRAGGAPTFAVGMAHIITDIFNSRAMMAFWYHFAILFEALFILTAVDAGTRACRFMVQDLAGVAIPSLGKSRSWLGNMIGTTIAVSGWGFFVYQGVVDPLGGINTLWPLFGIGNQMLASMALILGTVVLFKMKKERYAWVTIVPTAWLFVTSMTAGWQKIFSTNPKIGFLAVADKFNAAAANGAVIAPAKSIEDMQRIAFNNQINATLCGFFMIVAVVMLVAAFFNIRRALGARHPTVREAEVQLRGDEAAANA; via the coding sequence ATGAGTACGCTTAAATCAAAGCTGATCTGGTTCGCCGTCGCCATTGCAGGGGCATTCGCCTTTGGGATGCTGGCGTTGAATCGGGGCGAGCACGTCAACGCGGTGTGGATGGTGGTGGCGGCGGTTGCCTGCTACAGCATCGCTTACCGCTTCTACAGTTCCTTTATCGCCAACAAGGTGTTCGAGCTCGACGATCGCCGGATGACGCCGGCCGAGCGTCGTAACGACGGCCTTGATTACGTGCCGACCAACAAGTGGGTGCTGTTTGGCCACCACTTTGCCGCCATTGCCGGCGCCGGCCCGCTGGTCGGGCCGATTCTGGCTGCGCAAATGGGCTATCTGCCCGGCACGCTGTGGATCTTGATCGGCGTGATGATCGCCGGTGCGGTGCAGGATTTCCTGGTGTTGTTCATCTCGACCCGCCGCGACGGTCGCTCGCTCGGTGAAATGGCCAAGCAGGAGCTCGGTCCCTTCGCCGGTGTGATCGTCATGCTCGGCGCGCTCGGTGTGATGATCATCATCCTGTCGGCGCTGGCGCTGATCGTGGTCAAGGCCTTAGCCGACAGCCCATGGGGCACGTTCACCATCGCGGCGACGATCCCGATCGCGCTGTTCATGGGTGTGTACATGCGCTACATCCGCCCGGGCCGCATCGGCGAGATCTCGGTGATCGGCTTCGTGCTGATGATGCTGGCCATCGTCTACGGCGAAGACATCGCCCAAAGCCCGGTCTGGGGCCCGATGTTCACCTTGCACGGCACGCAGCTCGTCTGGGCGCTGGTGATCTACGGTTTCATTGCCTCGGTACTGCCGGTGTGGCTGCTGCTGGCGCCGCGCGATTATTTGTCGACCTTCCTCAAGATCGGCGTCATCGTCGGTCTGGCGGTCGGTATTGTCTTTGCCGCGCCGGATCTGAAAATGCCGGCCGTGACGAACTTTATCGACGGCTCCGGCCCGGTGTTCTCGGGTAGCCTGTTCCCCTTCCTGTTCATCACCATTGCCTGCGGTTCGATCTCGGGCTTCCATGCGCTGGTGGCATCGGGTACCACGCCGAAGCTGGTCGAGCGCGAAAGCCATACCCGCATGATCGGCTACGGTGCGATGCTGATGGAGTCGTTCGTCGCCATCATGGCGCTGATTTGCGCCTCGGTGATCGATCCGGGCGTTTACTTCGCGCTGAACTCGCCGGCCGCCGTGATCGGCAAGACCGTCGAATCGGCATCGGTCGTGATCAATGGCTGGGGCTTCATGGTCACCCCGGAGATGCTCACGCAGATCGCCAAGGATGTGGGTGAAACGTCGATCCTGTCGCGTGCCGGTGGCGCGCCGACCTTCGCCGTCGGCATGGCGCACATCATTACCGACATCTTCAACAGCCGCGCAATGATGGCGTTCTGGTACCACTTCGCGATCCTGTTCGAAGCGCTGTTCATCCTTACCGCCGTGGATGCCGGTACCCGCGCTTGCCGCTTCATGGTGCAGGATCTGGCCGGCGTGGCGATCCCGAGTCTGGGCAAGAGCCGCAGCTGGCTCGGCAATATGATCGGCACCACCATCGCGGTTTCAGGTTGGGGCTTCTTCGTCTACCAGGGCGTGGTTGATCCGCTCGGCGGCATCAATACCCTGTGGCCGCTGTTCGGTATCGGCAACCAGATGCTGGCGTCGATGGCGCTGATCCTCGGTACCGTGGTGCTGTTCAAGATGAAGAAGGAACGCTACGCCTGGGTCACCATTGTGCCGACGGCCTGGCTGTTCGTGACTTCGATGACCGCAGGCTGGCAGAAGATTTTCAGTACCAATCCGAAGATCGGCTTCCTCGCCGTCGCCGACAAGTTCAATGCCGCTGCGGCCAATGGCGCGGTCATTGCGCCGGCCAAGTCGATCGAGGACATGCAGCGCATCGCCTTCAACAATCAGATCAATGCCACCTTGTGCGGCTTCTTCATGATTGTGGCGGTGGTGATGCTGGTGGCCGCGTTCTTCAATATCCGCCGCGCACTGGGCGCACGTCACCCGACGGTGCGTGAGGCCGAAGTTCAGCTTCGCGGTGACGAGGCCGCTGCCAATGCTTGA
- a CDS encoding multidrug efflux SMR transporter: MSPSLIPWISLVFAGLFEVAWALALKASHGFTRPLPSLVFVLTLAVSMGLLAYAVKHLPLGTAYAIWVGIGTLGTVLFGVVWFHEPLGVLRIASVLLILTGIVGLKLA; the protein is encoded by the coding sequence ATGTCTCCCTCCCTCATTCCCTGGATTTCCCTCGTATTTGCCGGTCTGTTCGAAGTGGCCTGGGCGCTGGCGCTCAAGGCCTCGCACGGCTTTACCCGGCCGTTGCCGTCGCTCGTCTTCGTGCTGACGCTGGCGGTGAGCATGGGCTTGCTCGCTTACGCGGTGAAGCACTTGCCGCTGGGTACTGCCTACGCCATATGGGTCGGCATTGGTACACTCGGCACCGTCTTGTTCGGTGTCGTCTGGTTTCATGAGCCGCTGGGCGTGTTGCGCATCGCCTCGGTATTGCTGATCCTTACCGGGATTGTCGGTTTGAAACTAGCGTAG
- a CDS encoding O-succinylhomoserine sulfhydrylase — protein MTDRNDFHPDTLAVRAGTHRTEFGEHSDALFLTSSFVVDSAEDAALKFGGQIPGYTYSRFTNPTVTAFEDRLAALEVAERAVATASGMSAILGLCMAHLKSGDHILASAGLFGSTIQFFNNYMSKFGVEVSYAKPTDPADWAALVRPNTKLFFLETPSNPLTDVSDIGAIAEIAHAHGALLAVDNCFCSPILQQPLALGADIVIHSATKYLDGQGRVLGGAVVGKSEVVEPVYLFLRTSGPTLSAFNAWVLLKGMETLPLRIRAHCDNALKLATWLEAQPAVERVYYPGLASHPQHALAMRQQKGGGGGVVSFELKGGKDAAWKVVDAVQLMSRTANLGDVRSTITHPASTTHGRLTPEARAAAGIREGLIRISVGLEHIDDLTADLALGLN, from the coding sequence ATGACAGACCGCAACGATTTTCATCCCGACACGCTGGCCGTGCGCGCCGGCACGCACCGTACCGAATTCGGCGAGCATTCCGACGCCTTGTTCCTGACGTCGAGCTTTGTGGTCGACAGCGCCGAAGACGCCGCGCTCAAGTTCGGCGGACAGATTCCCGGCTATACCTATTCGCGCTTCACCAATCCGACCGTGACCGCCTTTGAAGATCGCCTTGCCGCGCTCGAGGTCGCCGAGCGGGCGGTGGCCACCGCGTCGGGCATGAGCGCGATCCTCGGGCTGTGCATGGCGCACCTGAAGTCGGGTGATCATATTCTGGCCTCGGCCGGTTTGTTCGGTTCGACGATCCAGTTCTTCAACAATTACATGAGCAAGTTCGGCGTCGAAGTCAGCTACGCCAAGCCGACCGATCCGGCTGACTGGGCGGCGCTGGTTCGCCCGAATACCAAGCTGTTCTTTCTGGAAACGCCGTCGAATCCGCTGACCGATGTGTCCGACATCGGCGCGATCGCCGAGATCGCCCACGCTCATGGCGCGCTGCTGGCGGTCGACAATTGTTTCTGCTCGCCGATTTTGCAGCAACCGCTGGCGCTGGGGGCGGATATCGTCATTCATTCGGCGACCAAATACCTCGATGGCCAAGGGCGCGTGCTGGGTGGCGCGGTGGTCGGCAAATCCGAGGTGGTCGAACCGGTTTACCTGTTCCTGCGGACGTCTGGGCCGACTTTGTCGGCGTTCAATGCCTGGGTGTTGCTCAAGGGTATGGAAACGCTACCGCTGCGCATTCGCGCCCATTGCGACAATGCGCTCAAGCTGGCGACCTGGCTGGAGGCGCAGCCGGCAGTCGAACGTGTTTACTACCCGGGGCTGGCCAGCCACCCGCAACATGCGCTGGCGATGCGCCAGCAGAAGGGCGGTGGCGGTGGCGTGGTGTCGTTCGAGCTCAAGGGTGGCAAGGATGCGGCCTGGAAAGTGGTGGATGCGGTGCAGCTGATGAGCCGGACCGCCAACCTCGGCGACGTGCGCTCGACGATCACCCATCCGGCATCGACCACGCACGGTCGGCTGACGCCGGAAGCGCGTGCCGCCGCAGGCATTCGGGAAGGGCTGATCCGTATTTCAGTGGGGCTGGAACATATCGACGATCTGACCGCCGATTTGGCGCTCGGGCTGAACTGA
- the purF gene encoding amidophosphoribosyltransferase: MCGIVGVVAKTPVNQLLYDGLLVLQHRGQDAAGIVTAEGHVFHMHKGQGLVRDVFRTRNMRSLLGNAGIGHVRYPTAGSASSLAESQPFYVNSPFGMVLAHNGNLTNDKELKEDMYRTDLRHINTNSDSEALLNVLAHEISRRTQGPILTPKIVFDAIEAVHRRVRGAYAVVALIAGFGLVAFRDPHGIRPLSLGRHETPEGTEYLVASESVVLDTMGFKFWRDIVPGEAIYVSFDGEFHSRQCHPDPKLIPCIFEHVYFARPDSVIDGISVHESRLKMGEQLAAKIRSQVPALEIDVVIPIPDTSRDAALELANTLKLPYREGFMKNRYIGRTFIMPGQASRKKSVRQKLNPIAAEFRGKNVLLVDDSIVRGTTSKEIVQMVRDVGAKKVYLASAAPPVMYPHVYGIDMPTRAELIATGRTHEQIAEEIGADAVIYQDLSALIQACTDASGGAITEFETSCFDGHYITGDITDAYLDALEAKRISPLSTKGKEGDPDSRVLDLNIGVAEQNLI; the protein is encoded by the coding sequence ATGTGTGGCATCGTGGGCGTCGTCGCCAAAACCCCGGTGAATCAGTTGTTGTACGACGGTTTGCTGGTTCTGCAGCACCGTGGTCAGGATGCCGCCGGCATCGTGACGGCCGAAGGGCATGTGTTCCACATGCACAAGGGCCAGGGTCTGGTGCGCGATGTGTTTCGCACCCGCAATATGCGTTCTCTGCTCGGCAATGCCGGCATTGGTCATGTGCGTTATCCGACCGCCGGCTCGGCGTCGAGCCTGGCCGAGTCGCAGCCTTTTTATGTGAATAGCCCATTCGGTATGGTGCTGGCGCATAACGGCAATCTGACCAACGACAAGGAGCTGAAGGAGGACATGTACCGCACGGATCTGCGGCACATCAACACCAACTCCGACTCCGAAGCCCTGCTCAATGTGCTGGCGCATGAAATCAGCCGCCGCACCCAAGGGCCGATCCTGACGCCGAAAATCGTTTTCGACGCGATCGAGGCGGTGCACCGCCGTGTTCGCGGCGCCTATGCGGTGGTTGCGCTGATCGCGGGCTTTGGCCTGGTCGCGTTTCGCGATCCGCACGGCATTCGTCCGCTGTCGCTCGGCCGGCATGAAACACCGGAAGGCACCGAGTATCTGGTTGCCAGTGAGTCGGTTGTGCTCGATACCATGGGTTTCAAGTTCTGGCGCGACATCGTTCCGGGCGAGGCGATTTACGTCAGCTTTGACGGCGAATTCCACAGCCGCCAATGCCACCCGGATCCAAAACTCATTCCGTGTATTTTCGAGCACGTGTATTTCGCCCGTCCCGACAGTGTGATCGACGGGATCTCGGTGCATGAATCCCGCCTGAAAATGGGCGAGCAGCTGGCAGCGAAAATCCGCAGTCAGGTGCCGGCGCTGGAGATCGACGTGGTGATTCCGATTCCGGATACCAGCCGCGATGCCGCGCTTGAGCTGGCGAACACGCTGAAGCTGCCATACCGCGAAGGCTTCATGAAGAACCGCTATATCGGCCGGACCTTCATCATGCCGGGGCAGGCGAGTCGCAAGAAATCGGTACGACAGAAGCTCAATCCGATCGCCGCCGAATTCCGCGGCAAGAACGTGCTGCTGGTCGATGATTCGATTGTTCGCGGCACCACGTCCAAGGAAATCGTCCAGATGGTTCGCGATGTCGGTGCCAAGAAGGTTTATCTGGCTTCGGCGGCGCCGCCGGTCATGTATCCGCATGTGTACGGCATTGATATGCCGACGCGTGCCGAGCTGATCGCGACCGGTCGCACGCACGAGCAGATCGCCGAGGAAATCGGTGCCGATGCGGTGATTTATCAGGATTTGTCCGCGCTGATCCAGGCGTGTACCGATGCCAGCGGCGGTGCGATCACCGAGTTCGAGACCTCGTGTTTCGATGGCCATTACATTACCGGTGACATCACCGATGCCTATCTGGATGCACTGGAAGCCAAGCGCATCTCGCCGCTGTCGACCAAGGGCAAGGAGGGCGATCCGGATAGCCGCGTGCTCGATCTCAATATTGGCGTCGCCGAGCAGAATTTGATCTAA
- a CDS encoding CvpA family protein, whose translation MTGFDYAVLAILGLSILLSVMRGLTQEVLALAGWVVSAWLALNYAAAISVFMPAALPNEGLRYLAALVVVFCAAWLLTAIVRITLNQFIKATGLKPVDRLLGVFFGLVRGSLFVVLLVLAAGLTGLPKTDLWRNAMFSPLFEQAARMSLPWLPEALAGRVSFD comes from the coding sequence GTGACGGGCTTCGATTACGCAGTACTCGCCATTCTCGGTTTATCGATCCTGCTGTCGGTGATGCGCGGTTTGACGCAGGAAGTCTTGGCGCTGGCCGGTTGGGTCGTGTCCGCATGGCTTGCATTGAACTATGCTGCCGCTATCTCGGTATTCATGCCCGCGGCCCTGCCGAACGAAGGTCTGCGTTATCTGGCCGCGCTGGTGGTGGTTTTTTGTGCCGCGTGGCTGTTGACTGCGATTGTGCGGATCACGCTGAACCAGTTCATCAAGGCGACCGGGCTCAAGCCGGTTGATCGCTTGCTGGGCGTGTTCTTTGGTTTGGTTCGCGGTAGTTTATTTGTCGTCCTGCTGGTTTTGGCTGCCGGTTTGACCGGTTTGCCCAAGACCGATTTGTGGCGCAATGCGATGTTCAGTCCGCTGTTCGAACAAGCGGCTCGAATGAGCCTGCCGTGGCTGCCGGAAGCGTTGGCCGGGCGGGTCTCCTTCGACTGA
- a CDS encoding SPOR domain-containing protein produces the protein MARENISEELLQLRKRARRRLVGAIALVLFSLLVLWTVMDGEPPAALSQGATSVEIIASAPSASTVAAAASAPLALADATSEPMPAPIAMPAQTESTPLIEQDNAALLPGKLVNPQLERHPTPTPAPKPTVKPTPLKEAKPVAEHPVAKPTPAKDPARILEGLDDGNGKADAPRQYYLQLGAYADKAKASEMVAKLKEAGVPAYSETVNTDKGALTRVRVGPADQGKARAWQQKLDALGVSARLVSK, from the coding sequence ATGGCTCGCGAAAACATTAGCGAAGAACTTCTGCAACTGCGTAAACGCGCACGTCGGCGACTGGTCGGGGCGATTGCCCTGGTTTTGTTCTCGCTGCTCGTACTGTGGACCGTGATGGACGGTGAACCGCCTGCGGCGCTGAGCCAGGGTGCTACGTCAGTTGAAATTATTGCCAGCGCACCGTCGGCGTCGACGGTCGCCGCTGCGGCTAGCGCCCCGCTTGCGCTTGCCGATGCCACGTCGGAGCCGATGCCCGCGCCGATTGCCATGCCAGCGCAAACCGAATCGACGCCGCTGATCGAGCAGGATAACGCTGCCTTGCTACCCGGCAAGCTGGTTAATCCGCAGCTCGAACGCCACCCCACACCGACTCCCGCACCGAAACCGACGGTCAAGCCGACGCCGCTCAAAGAAGCCAAGCCTGTTGCCGAGCATCCCGTCGCGAAGCCAACCCCGGCCAAGGATCCCGCGCGAATTCTGGAAGGGCTTGATGATGGCAACGGCAAGGCCGATGCCCCACGGCAGTATTATCTGCAACTCGGCGCCTACGCCGACAAAGCCAAAGCGTCCGAGATGGTCGCCAAATTGAAAGAGGCGGGCGTTCCGGCCTACAGCGAAACGGTGAATACCGATAAGGGTGCGCTGACTCGCGTACGTGTGGGGCCGGCCGATCAGGGTAAAGCCCGGGCGTGGCAGCAGAAGCTCGATGCGCTTGGCGTATCGGCCCGACTGGTCAGCAAGTAA